In Rhodococcus sp. OK302, one genomic interval encodes:
- a CDS encoding Ig-like domain-containing protein codes for MMQSNTLRAVGGLSVLAVAAGFAVTIGGGIASAAPGSLSWADGNTNLSRTISNVTPIEGEIITSSTTFKRAQFKEAELLWMVKDFHPTCLTYVEGSATLNGSAIASTSEAGFAMVGSPTATTTLARVVDNLFNGGTTPATFVFSYKVGADCARGVPLVTGMDYNGDLGFSTFATKGPSVSVAKNVSTTALAPVTGAKVGQSTTLSATVTGGADGNIVEFYDGITKLGEGALSAGTATLAWTPATDGQHSLTAKFLGTTAAIESTSAPQNVQVIPADVETTTTLTVPATVDVGADVTFTAAITPATATGQVQFKDGDVNVGNPVTVVNGQASITRQFPEAGTHSITAHFVSSGGSLNSDSAVSSLTVNDADFGTTTTVLEPLTATVGVETNLSATVMPFPSAGEVEFTVDGVLAGSAEVGTGDGVAVLPHTFDTVGTSTVVAKFLGTPGFTGSTSVEYSVTVKDVEPNRVDTTTALGVTGNSNVGTPMTFTATVAPSTANGTIQFKVGTTLIGAPVAVVNGVATGTYTFDAEGTYAVTAVFVGGDGWKDSVSGPTVVGITTATTPGPETGSLGSLSGIFGS; via the coding sequence ATGATGCAGAGCAACACCCTTCGTGCGGTCGGAGGCCTGAGCGTATTAGCTGTGGCCGCCGGATTCGCGGTAACGATAGGCGGCGGAATTGCAAGTGCGGCACCGGGATCGCTGAGCTGGGCCGACGGCAACACCAACTTGAGTCGCACCATCAGCAATGTAACCCCGATCGAGGGCGAGATCATCACCTCCTCGACCACCTTCAAGCGGGCTCAATTCAAGGAAGCCGAACTGCTCTGGATGGTCAAGGACTTCCACCCGACGTGTCTGACCTACGTGGAGGGTTCCGCCACGCTCAACGGCAGTGCGATCGCCTCGACATCGGAGGCAGGCTTCGCCATGGTCGGCAGCCCCACGGCCACCACGACCTTGGCTAGGGTGGTCGACAACCTCTTCAACGGCGGTACCACGCCGGCCACGTTCGTGTTCTCGTACAAGGTCGGTGCCGACTGCGCCCGGGGTGTCCCGCTGGTTACGGGGATGGACTACAACGGCGATCTCGGTTTCAGCACCTTCGCCACCAAAGGCCCGTCAGTCTCGGTAGCCAAGAATGTTTCGACAACTGCGCTCGCACCGGTCACCGGCGCAAAGGTAGGTCAGTCGACGACACTGAGCGCGACGGTCACCGGCGGCGCCGACGGCAACATCGTCGAGTTCTACGACGGCATCACAAAGCTCGGCGAAGGTGCTCTCAGTGCTGGTACGGCCACGTTGGCGTGGACCCCGGCCACGGATGGTCAGCACAGTCTGACCGCGAAGTTCCTGGGGACGACGGCGGCCATCGAGTCGACCTCGGCGCCGCAGAACGTCCAGGTCATTCCCGCTGATGTCGAGACGACGACCACGTTGACCGTCCCGGCCACCGTCGACGTCGGCGCGGACGTCACCTTTACTGCTGCCATCACCCCGGCCACCGCAACCGGCCAGGTGCAGTTCAAGGACGGCGACGTCAACGTCGGCAACCCCGTCACCGTTGTCAACGGACAGGCCTCGATCACCCGTCAGTTCCCGGAGGCCGGTACGCATAGCATCACCGCACACTTCGTCAGCTCCGGCGGCAGTCTCAATTCCGACTCTGCAGTGTCTTCATTGACCGTCAATGACGCCGACTTCGGTACCACCACAACGGTTCTCGAACCGCTCACCGCTACCGTCGGCGTCGAGACCAACCTCTCGGCCACCGTCATGCCGTTCCCGAGCGCCGGTGAGGTCGAATTCACCGTCGACGGCGTCCTCGCCGGCTCGGCAGAGGTCGGCACCGGCGACGGAGTTGCAGTTCTCCCGCACACCTTCGACACCGTCGGCACCTCGACAGTGGTTGCGAAGTTCCTGGGAACCCCCGGATTCACGGGTTCCACCTCGGTTGAATACTCGGTCACCGTCAAGGATGTCGAGCCCAACCGCGTAGACACCACCACCGCCCTCGGCGTCACCGGAAACTCCAATGTCGGTACCCCGATGACGTTTACGGCAACCGTCGCTCCGTCGACCGCCAACGGAACGATCCAGTTCAAGGTCGGCACCACCCTGATCGGCGCACCCGTCGCCGTCGTCAACGGTGTCGCCACCGGCACATACACCTTCGACGCCGAAGGCACCTATGCCGTCACGGCAGTCTTCGTCGGCGGCGACGGCTGGAAGGACTCCGTGTCCGGTCCCACCGTCGTGGGCATCACCACCGCCACCACCCCCGGTCCCGAAACCGGCAGCTTGGGTTCACTTTCCGGCATTTTCGGTAGCTAG
- a CDS encoding Ig-like domain-containing protein: MQKKRIQRLVTPIGVGALACVTMLGGVPAQAATTSTTFVAACLATPSAVAGPTTEAQNATVDVDAPESVNAGEEFEVTIVPPPITYPNKVSVANVQNVSRIKIDVAIPSNAEFLGAEIVVGTSSGLSGVTPNVLRVNEAGNIDPNGTIIRLSGDNATIGNSPNSSTSNQAGIVANAASGATTTFQLPQVKARLKAGPSGAVEMKLRTVGDAAKWNHDKNFLTFLPKASAPIVGTAWAPTRCTPRDSETAALNNGAGPLASTNIIEADKQTTTTVVAPGAVKNGAEVTLTANVAPAAPGGTVEFFDGATSLGAPVDVANGTASITHTFTTDGNHEITAAFSGTTGFITSTSAVKTINVSTDDTVTTLAMTSPELAFVDQEVNLHAQVTPAVQGGTVEFTVDGGTPVSGTVGTDGVAVAPYKFTTTGTHRVLARYSGTQGVGGSVAPMFPVSVTTAPAAAVQTSTTLAPVGTITKGSSVTLKATVDPTTANGKVQFKMGDVNLGAPVAVVNGVATLPTTFAASGEFSITAEFIGAAGFIDSASAPQALTVPADTDPGPDGPFGSLSSIFGS; the protein is encoded by the coding sequence GTGCAGAAGAAAAGGATTCAACGGCTCGTCACACCGATCGGTGTGGGAGCGCTCGCCTGCGTCACCATGCTGGGCGGTGTTCCGGCGCAGGCCGCGACCACCAGCACCACGTTCGTCGCTGCCTGCCTGGCCACACCCTCGGCAGTGGCCGGTCCGACCACCGAGGCCCAAAACGCCACGGTCGATGTCGACGCCCCCGAGTCGGTCAACGCCGGTGAGGAGTTCGAGGTCACCATCGTGCCGCCGCCGATCACCTACCCGAACAAGGTGTCCGTCGCGAACGTGCAGAACGTTTCGCGCATCAAGATCGACGTAGCGATTCCCTCGAACGCCGAGTTCCTCGGCGCGGAGATCGTGGTGGGCACGTCCTCGGGTCTCAGCGGTGTGACGCCAAATGTGCTGCGTGTCAACGAAGCCGGCAATATCGACCCCAACGGGACGATCATCCGCCTCTCGGGTGACAACGCCACGATCGGTAACAGCCCCAACTCGAGCACCAGCAACCAGGCCGGTATCGTCGCCAACGCCGCCAGCGGCGCGACCACCACCTTCCAGCTGCCGCAGGTCAAGGCACGCCTGAAAGCCGGCCCGTCCGGCGCCGTCGAAATGAAGCTTCGCACCGTCGGGGACGCCGCGAAGTGGAACCACGACAAGAACTTCCTGACCTTCCTCCCGAAGGCCAGCGCACCGATCGTCGGCACGGCGTGGGCCCCCACCCGATGCACCCCACGTGACAGTGAAACCGCAGCGCTCAACAACGGCGCCGGCCCGCTCGCCTCGACCAACATCATCGAAGCCGACAAGCAGACCACCACCACCGTGGTGGCTCCCGGCGCCGTCAAGAACGGCGCAGAGGTCACCTTGACCGCGAACGTCGCCCCGGCAGCACCCGGCGGCACCGTCGAGTTCTTCGACGGCGCAACCTCTCTCGGCGCACCGGTGGACGTAGCGAACGGCACTGCGTCGATCACGCACACCTTCACCACCGACGGCAACCACGAGATCACCGCCGCGTTCTCCGGAACCACCGGCTTCATCACCTCGACCTCCGCGGTCAAGACCATCAACGTGAGCACCGACGACACCGTCACTACGCTCGCGATGACCAGCCCGGAACTGGCCTTCGTCGACCAGGAAGTCAACCTGCACGCACAGGTCACCCCGGCAGTCCAGGGTGGCACGGTGGAGTTCACCGTCGACGGCGGTACCCCGGTCTCCGGCACGGTCGGCACGGACGGCGTCGCGGTCGCGCCGTACAAGTTCACCACCACCGGCACTCACCGCGTCCTCGCCCGCTACTCCGGCACCCAGGGCGTCGGGGGTTCTGTCGCACCGATGTTCCCGGTCAGCGTCACCACCGCTCCGGCGGCAGCTGTCCAGACCAGCACCACGCTCGCTCCGGTCGGCACGATCACCAAGGGCAGCTCGGTCACGCTGAAGGCGACGGTCGATCCGACTACCGCCAACGGCAAGGTCCAGTTCAAGATGGGTGACGTCAATCTCGGCGCTCCCGTCGCTGTGGTGAACGGTGTTGCGACACTGCCCACCACGTTCGCGGCTTCGGGTGAGTTCAGCATCACCGCTGAATTCATCGGCGCTGCAGGGTTTATCGACTCGGCGTCTGCTCCGCAGGCACTGACGGTTCCCGCCGACACCGATCCGGGCCCGGACGGCCCCTTCGGTAGCTTGTCAAGCATCTTCGGATCGTAG
- a CDS encoding Ig-like domain-containing protein: MKTVFRRGSALTAASALAGGLFMVAGGAIASAAPEVKNVGFTTACHVREMDGAASPITFNETVGSGVTVTAPATATPGETLTYRLQPNEMKANSGGHASRGVVHWARIKYDFDIPAGVEFVKSELVANSAYGLGSDSATPTVTQIDDSGNLSAAGTHLRISGLNRTTGNGPNSAVRSSDGIIVGANTKFRLPAIDVTVKAGAAGTEINPSVRVSDSGSANYDNDKNALTFVQREKDVFGVNYWERYNCSPRDNSSSSLNAGGKALTTIYVSQPTTTTMQMPESVQASAPTELVANVGPAPVRGNVQFRINGADIGSPVAPGPDGVARLPHTFYTAGTAQVSAAFQGVNGFLSSSSTEATVTVTAAPVVKQTDTVVTVPGDAKTGTSVTLKAQVSPLPAAGTLQFKDGAANIGDPITVSADGSATLEHVFTSAGTHAVSAYYSGATGFKPSIAPAQSVIVSDPAPSDVTTSTSLNVPGSAKQAAAVELSVTVAPNPGGGSVQFYDGDQLIGESVVVGADGVARMTHTFTSIGDHRITAVFNGRAGFTQSTSDESIVSVSSTPGDGGTDGNGSLGGLFGS, translated from the coding sequence ATGAAAACAGTGTTCCGTCGCGGCAGCGCGCTCACCGCCGCATCTGCGTTGGCCGGTGGCTTGTTCATGGTCGCCGGGGGTGCGATTGCTTCTGCTGCTCCCGAAGTTAAGAACGTGGGCTTCACAACCGCATGCCATGTCCGCGAGATGGACGGTGCCGCAAGCCCGATCACGTTCAACGAGACCGTCGGATCGGGGGTTACTGTCACCGCGCCCGCAACGGCTACCCCGGGAGAAACCCTTACCTATCGTCTGCAGCCGAATGAGATGAAGGCGAACAGCGGCGGCCACGCCAGCCGAGGGGTTGTGCATTGGGCGCGGATCAAATATGACTTCGATATCCCGGCGGGGGTGGAATTCGTGAAGTCCGAACTCGTGGCAAATAGTGCGTACGGTCTCGGATCCGACAGTGCCACTCCGACTGTCACCCAGATCGACGACAGCGGAAACCTGTCCGCGGCCGGTACACATCTGCGTATTTCCGGTCTGAATCGAACGACCGGGAACGGTCCGAACTCCGCCGTTCGATCCAGCGACGGAATCATCGTCGGCGCAAACACCAAGTTCCGGCTGCCGGCGATCGATGTGACGGTCAAGGCCGGTGCCGCCGGGACCGAGATCAACCCTTCGGTGCGCGTCTCCGATTCGGGTTCTGCAAATTACGATAACGACAAGAATGCTCTCACCTTCGTTCAACGTGAGAAGGACGTTTTCGGGGTGAACTACTGGGAGCGTTACAACTGCTCGCCTCGCGACAATAGTTCGTCCAGCCTCAATGCCGGTGGTAAAGCGCTCACTACGATTTACGTCAGTCAGCCGACCACGACGACGATGCAGATGCCGGAGTCGGTGCAGGCGAGTGCACCGACCGAACTCGTCGCGAATGTCGGTCCGGCCCCGGTAAGGGGCAATGTGCAGTTCCGAATTAATGGTGCTGACATTGGCTCACCGGTTGCTCCCGGCCCCGATGGTGTTGCGCGGCTACCCCATACGTTCTACACAGCCGGAACAGCACAAGTGTCCGCTGCATTTCAGGGAGTAAACGGATTTCTGAGCTCCAGCTCTACAGAGGCGACGGTGACGGTGACCGCGGCACCGGTAGTCAAGCAAACCGATACGGTAGTGACGGTGCCTGGCGATGCCAAGACAGGTACGTCGGTGACTCTGAAGGCACAGGTATCACCGCTACCCGCCGCCGGCACCCTCCAATTCAAGGACGGCGCTGCAAATATCGGTGATCCGATTACGGTGAGTGCCGACGGAAGTGCAACCCTCGAACACGTCTTCACCTCGGCGGGAACACACGCTGTGTCGGCCTATTACTCCGGCGCAACAGGATTCAAGCCGTCGATAGCACCAGCGCAATCGGTCATCGTGTCGGATCCGGCACCGTCGGACGTCACCACTTCGACTTCGCTGAATGTTCCAGGGTCGGCGAAACAGGCTGCCGCGGTTGAACTGTCGGTGACGGTCGCACCGAACCCGGGTGGGGGCTCCGTCCAGTTCTACGACGGTGACCAGCTCATCGGAGAATCCGTCGTCGTCGGGGCAGATGGCGTAGCTCGTATGACGCACACGTTTACCTCGATCGGCGATCATCGGATCACGGCTGTATTCAACGGGCGTGCTGGGTTTACGCAGTCGACGTCGGACGAATCGATCGTGAGTGTGTCGTCGACGCCGGGAGATGGCGGAACAGACGGCAACGGTTCATTGGGTGGCCTGTTCGGTTCCTGA
- a CDS encoding signal peptidase I produces the protein MSESAEYQPRHGAHTEMSDPQPDSGNGGGDKTTVWWWVRTVVSWLLLLLMVGFFAVMVVIPRLTGSTAYTVLTGSMEPTMPPGTLIVVKPTANEDLATGDVITFQPVSGDPAVVTHRIEGIYYTGEGERRIHTRGDNNPIADSWSLVPEQIRGRVIYSVPQLGRVNTVINGQSRSILITGVAVALGGYAVWMVISGLLDKRRENGAHGESVDEKGSDADDLQAHAMPVSTTETKIGHENV, from the coding sequence GTGAGCGAAAGTGCCGAGTACCAACCTCGGCACGGCGCACACACGGAAATGTCTGATCCGCAACCTGATTCAGGGAACGGTGGAGGTGACAAGACCACCGTCTGGTGGTGGGTTCGCACCGTCGTCTCCTGGTTGCTGTTGCTGTTGATGGTCGGTTTTTTCGCGGTGATGGTCGTGATTCCACGGCTCACTGGCTCGACCGCGTACACGGTGCTCACCGGCTCGATGGAACCGACGATGCCCCCGGGCACGCTCATCGTCGTTAAGCCGACTGCCAACGAGGATCTGGCGACCGGTGATGTGATCACGTTCCAGCCGGTTTCCGGTGATCCCGCGGTGGTGACTCACCGCATCGAGGGCATCTATTACACCGGGGAAGGGGAGCGTCGCATCCACACTCGCGGCGACAACAACCCCATCGCTGATTCGTGGTCGCTTGTGCCCGAACAGATCCGGGGTCGGGTCATCTACTCGGTGCCGCAGCTCGGCCGGGTGAACACGGTGATCAACGGTCAATCGCGGTCGATCCTCATCACCGGCGTCGCAGTAGCCCTGGGCGGATACGCGGTGTGGATGGTGATCAGCGGATTGCTCGACAAACGCCGGGAGAACGGCGCGCACGGGGAATCGGTCGATGAAAAGGGTTCCGATGCAGACGACTTGCAGGCTCATGCCATGCCGGTATCAACCACTGAAACGAAAATAGGACACGAGAATGTCTAA
- a CDS encoding Ig-like domain-containing protein: protein MVSTLVRKGLVAAVSLTGCIALAVGGSGIASAAGVDRPFTASCHGWQFPGPITHNETRDSGVTITAPAAVPPNSTFTYRIAPKPMTVPSSGYDLRNVVNWTRLKFDFDIPVGTTYVGAQIVSGTSSNLGGVAPSVLRINDNGSPDSNGAHLRISGNNVTAGNGPNTSNNSGGGIEVGAGQTFQLPAVDVTVVSGVVGTQIKPMLRVTDTNSGSYDSANNYLTFLQQETLLGGVRYWLTTNCSPRDDRSAALNSGGQPLTTISVDSSLAQTETRISAPASAVVGDSIELTATVTPMPSGGTVQFRDGGTDLGAPVPVVNGVAKANRTMDTAGDRNISAYYAGTAGFMESMSGAVTVNVTEPVVPEPGSLGSLGFGS, encoded by the coding sequence ATGGTATCGACGTTGGTTCGCAAAGGGCTGGTAGCTGCCGTGTCCTTGACCGGTTGCATTGCCCTCGCAGTGGGCGGCAGCGGTATCGCGTCCGCAGCAGGAGTGGATCGTCCGTTCACCGCATCGTGCCACGGCTGGCAGTTTCCCGGGCCGATCACTCACAACGAGACGCGTGACTCCGGAGTCACGATCACGGCACCGGCAGCCGTTCCGCCGAATTCGACTTTCACGTATCGCATCGCACCCAAGCCGATGACGGTACCCAGCAGTGGCTACGACCTCAGAAACGTCGTGAACTGGACGCGCCTGAAATTCGATTTCGATATCCCCGTCGGCACCACGTATGTGGGGGCGCAGATCGTTTCCGGAACCAGTTCGAATCTGGGCGGCGTGGCACCCTCGGTTCTTCGGATCAACGACAACGGTTCTCCCGACTCCAACGGTGCACATCTCCGAATTTCGGGCAACAACGTCACAGCCGGCAACGGGCCGAACACCAGTAACAACAGCGGCGGCGGTATCGAGGTCGGTGCCGGGCAGACATTCCAACTCCCCGCCGTTGATGTCACCGTAGTGTCGGGCGTAGTCGGTACCCAGATCAAGCCGATGCTGCGTGTGACCGATACCAACTCCGGTTCCTACGACAGCGCGAACAATTACCTGACCTTCTTGCAACAGGAAACGTTGCTCGGTGGGGTGAGGTACTGGCTGACCACCAATTGCTCACCGCGCGACGATCGATCGGCTGCGCTGAACTCGGGCGGTCAGCCGCTGACAACAATCAGCGTTGATTCGAGTCTGGCCCAGACCGAGACGCGAATCAGCGCACCGGCAAGTGCAGTCGTCGGGGATTCGATCGAGTTGACGGCGACGGTGACTCCCATGCCGTCGGGCGGAACAGTGCAGTTCCGTGACGGCGGTACCGATCTCGGCGCTCCGGTACCTGTCGTCAACGGCGTTGCGAAGGCGAACCGCACGATGGACACGGCGGGCGACCGCAACATATCGGCGTACTACGCCGGTACTGCGGGATTCATGGAATCCATGTCCGGAGCCGTCACGGTCAATGTCACCGAACCAGTTGTCCCCGAACCCGGCAGTCTCGGTAGCCTCGGATTCGGGTCGTGA
- a CDS encoding LysR substrate-binding domain-containing protein, giving the protein MELHTRQLRYFVAVAEELSFTRAAQGLHIAQQALSVQIKQLERTLGVALLTRTTRSITLTAAGAAFLEDTSKILAALDAAAERARAAQRSEHERLVLGFLDGAALMLTEPILSAFRDRQPDVTVEMRQFNYDDPSAGLADRSVDVAFLRRPLTTEGVEFEPLFTEPLVVMLRTDHPLADRTSVAAAELIEEPFLGAANTDPTWNAYWELDAHRNGVPAKVMSRSTSVLEEFQKVAAGVGVVVTGACARWIPYPGVKVVPIADATPNEITVAWRSDNNSELVRSFVDAARSARNARPDLVAMLQEPDFDDCVVPDLIMPDTIPH; this is encoded by the coding sequence ATGGAACTCCACACGCGTCAACTACGCTACTTCGTCGCGGTGGCAGAAGAGTTGAGCTTCACGCGCGCCGCTCAAGGACTGCACATCGCGCAGCAGGCACTGAGTGTGCAGATCAAGCAGTTGGAACGGACCCTCGGCGTAGCGCTACTCACCCGGACCACGCGCAGCATAACCCTGACCGCTGCCGGTGCCGCGTTCCTCGAGGACACCAGCAAGATACTGGCCGCGCTCGACGCCGCCGCCGAGCGTGCCCGCGCAGCGCAGCGCAGCGAACACGAGCGGTTGGTCCTGGGATTCCTCGACGGAGCAGCCCTGATGCTGACCGAGCCGATCCTGTCCGCCTTCCGTGATCGCCAGCCCGATGTGACGGTGGAGATGCGCCAGTTCAATTACGACGATCCTTCGGCCGGACTGGCCGACCGCTCGGTGGATGTGGCGTTCCTGCGTCGTCCGCTCACGACGGAGGGCGTCGAGTTCGAGCCGTTGTTCACCGAACCCCTCGTGGTGATGCTCCGCACCGACCATCCCCTCGCCGACCGCACCTCTGTCGCTGCCGCCGAGCTGATTGAGGAGCCGTTTCTCGGGGCTGCCAACACCGACCCGACGTGGAATGCGTACTGGGAACTCGACGCCCATCGCAACGGAGTGCCGGCGAAGGTGATGTCCCGCTCGACCTCGGTGCTCGAGGAGTTCCAGAAGGTGGCTGCCGGCGTCGGCGTCGTGGTAACGGGGGCGTGCGCTCGCTGGATCCCCTATCCGGGAGTCAAGGTGGTGCCGATCGCCGACGCCACACCGAATGAGATCACAGTGGCGTGGCGCTCCGACAACAACTCAGAATTGGTGCGCTCGTTTGTCGACGCTGCACGGTCGGCGCGCAACGCGCGGCCGGATCTGGTCGCGATGCTGCAGGAGCCGGACTTCGACGATTGCGTGGTTCCCGACTTGATCATGCCCGACACGATCCCCCACTGA
- a CDS encoding alternate-type signal peptide domain-containing protein yields the protein MKKTTKAAIAAGAAALLLAGGAGTMASWNASTNAGAAQTVTAGSMAVEQTGTGTWTWGTGGTFNPASDKIVPGDVVKYTATYKIDLVGTNLKATLTPSLSGVSGDLASQLTTAASSSTQTVYSAGLNQVATFTTEITFNNTGIDNTGQTKTASLSGGAVTLEQTLS from the coding sequence ATGAAGAAGACCACCAAGGCCGCCATCGCTGCTGGTGCAGCCGCACTGCTCCTCGCCGGCGGCGCGGGCACCATGGCCTCGTGGAACGCATCCACCAACGCGGGTGCGGCACAGACAGTCACGGCCGGTTCGATGGCGGTCGAGCAGACCGGTACCGGCACCTGGACGTGGGGAACTGGCGGAACGTTCAACCCCGCTTCGGACAAGATCGTGCCTGGCGACGTCGTCAAGTACACCGCAACCTACAAGATCGACCTCGTCGGCACGAACCTGAAGGCCACGCTGACGCCGTCGCTTTCGGGCGTCTCCGGAGACCTGGCGAGCCAGCTCACGACGGCCGCCTCCAGTAGCACCCAGACGGTGTACAGCGCGGGCCTGAACCAGGTGGCCACGTTCACCACCGAGATCACGTTCAACAACACGGGGATTGACAACACCGGCCAGACGAAGACCGCCAGCCTCTCCGGCGGCGCGGTCACCCTCGAGCAGACGCTCTCCTAG
- a CDS encoding SipW-dependent-type signal peptide-containing protein — translation MSNNQQSRTSARFGSGMRGSLGDTGWTRTRAVLSLGMVLGLGAVGTMAAWSDSATATTGMFSTSSVQLQVDNQRPTHQFIALKRNSMQPGQSVAGPVKVQNTGAVNFKWAVAANGSGSSTLVGKLTVSLHETAANNGSTCSGTMIGTAKSVSTSPTLVTGRTLTAGATDNVCIQVKVDSTAGKTEQFKIADLGFNFTAEGVVAAP, via the coding sequence ATGTCTAACAACCAGCAATCGCGCACTAGCGCGCGCTTCGGGTCGGGGATGCGCGGCAGTCTGGGCGACACCGGCTGGACCCGCACCCGGGCCGTCCTCTCCCTAGGCATGGTCTTAGGCCTCGGCGCGGTCGGAACGATGGCGGCGTGGTCCGACAGTGCCACCGCGACCACCGGCATGTTCAGCACGTCGTCGGTCCAGCTGCAGGTCGACAACCAGCGGCCCACGCACCAGTTCATCGCGCTCAAGCGCAACAGCATGCAGCCGGGACAAAGCGTGGCCGGGCCGGTCAAGGTCCAGAACACAGGAGCGGTTAATTTCAAGTGGGCTGTGGCCGCGAACGGTTCCGGATCATCGACACTGGTCGGCAAGTTGACAGTGAGTCTGCATGAAACTGCCGCCAACAATGGCAGCACGTGCTCTGGAACAATGATCGGTACCGCGAAAAGCGTGTCCACCAGTCCGACCCTTGTTACGGGAAGGACGTTGACCGCTGGCGCGACTGACAACGTGTGCATCCAGGTCAAGGTCGATTCGACCGCTGGAAAGACTGAGCAGTTCAAGATTGCCGACCTCGGCTTCAACTTCACGGCCGAAGGCGTTGTAGCAGCACCATGA
- a CDS encoding signal peptidase I yields MTSTDEMDLPGRSRGKEITLNVAAVAGLICIGATLASLLFGIKPLVFRSGSMGPEISTGALAFAKAVPATELAVGDVISVDNDQDVRITHRVVELEPAGANTVLATLKGDANNTPDRLPYTITEADRVFFSIRGLGYVVAWLSSPLATFLGGGLVGAVLVIAFGRTKDRRLENNDAATTNDARVDADETRGEFQEAHNG; encoded by the coding sequence ATGACATCCACCGATGAGATGGATTTGCCGGGCCGCAGCAGAGGCAAGGAGATCACGCTGAACGTCGCCGCGGTCGCCGGGCTGATCTGCATCGGCGCGACTCTCGCATCACTTCTCTTCGGCATCAAACCGCTCGTCTTCCGATCCGGTTCGATGGGACCGGAGATATCCACCGGCGCACTGGCATTCGCGAAGGCAGTGCCGGCGACTGAACTGGCCGTCGGCGATGTGATCAGCGTCGACAATGACCAGGACGTTCGCATCACCCACCGCGTTGTCGAACTCGAGCCAGCCGGCGCGAACACGGTGCTCGCCACTCTGAAGGGTGACGCTAACAACACGCCCGATCGGTTGCCGTACACGATCACCGAGGCTGACCGCGTGTTCTTCAGCATTAGAGGACTCGGATATGTCGTGGCTTGGCTTTCCAGCCCGCTCGCGACCTTCCTCGGCGGCGGATTGGTAGGCGCGGTGCTGGTCATCGCATTTGGACGAACGAAAGACCGGCGTCTGGAGAACAACGACGCCGCCACTACAAATGACGCCCGCGTCGATGCAGACGAAACGCGCGGGGAGTTTCAGGAGGCTCACAATGGTTGA
- a CDS encoding Ig-like domain-containing protein, with translation MHLNDRVTRLPRRSTAVFATLSAALLLAASSALLAPGIASAVPGDDITDSCLEMSQGGGLWVSPDDFNPTNTGYIPIPGDSGTVLTFDVRNTCAVPATLTLYSQNWSVADGGTATVQGQIGSQKGQQVQIGPGKDSETRIELTKKAVTPNAGVMVGFILGIPGGEVVQGNQINGGWGLMLVEDEAAAVVAPGAPTGLTLGAAEVEAGTPVKVSGKAEPGSTVTVTGGGATCTATADTNGNFSCDLTIATVGDHSITATATNACGTSPASTAVTVKVAAKTTDPGGSSSGSLGSLDLFGSLGS, from the coding sequence ATGCATCTGAACGATCGTGTTACTCGTCTCCCTCGGCGCAGCACTGCGGTGTTCGCGACTCTGTCGGCTGCACTGCTCCTCGCAGCCTCGAGTGCGCTGCTCGCTCCCGGCATCGCCTCGGCTGTCCCGGGTGACGACATCACCGACTCCTGCCTGGAAATGTCCCAGGGCGGTGGACTTTGGGTGTCGCCGGATGACTTCAACCCCACCAACACGGGCTATATCCCGATCCCCGGTGACTCCGGCACGGTGCTGACCTTCGATGTGCGCAACACCTGCGCCGTGCCCGCCACTCTCACCCTCTACAGCCAGAACTGGTCGGTTGCCGATGGCGGCACCGCGACAGTGCAGGGCCAGATCGGCAGCCAGAAGGGTCAGCAGGTTCAGATTGGTCCCGGTAAGGACTCGGAGACCCGCATCGAGCTGACGAAGAAGGCTGTCACTCCCAACGCCGGCGTGATGGTCGGGTTCATCCTCGGTATCCCCGGTGGTGAGGTTGTGCAGGGCAATCAGATCAATGGCGGCTGGGGTCTCATGCTTGTCGAGGACGAGGCCGCTGCAGTGGTTGCACCCGGCGCTCCCACCGGCCTGACTCTCGGCGCGGCTGAGGTCGAGGCGGGTACACCGGTCAAGGTTTCCGGCAAGGCCGAGCCCGGCAGCACCGTCACCGTCACGGGCGGTGGCGCGACGTGCACAGCTACTGCGGACACGAACGGCAACTTCAGCTGCGACCTGACAATCGCCACGGTCGGCGATCACTCGATCACCGCTACCGCGACGAACGCCTGCGGCACCAGCCCGGCCTCGACTGCAGTCACGGTGAAGGTGGCAGCGAAAACCACCGATCCCGGCGGCAGCAGCAGCGGTTCCCTCGGCAGCCTGGACCTGTTCGGCAGCCTCGGTAGCTAG